The following are from one region of the Hippocampus zosterae strain Florida chromosome 9, ASM2543408v3, whole genome shotgun sequence genome:
- the LOC127608054 gene encoding ras association domain-containing protein 1-like isoform X1 encodes MFFKHSAYLSHLTDDHGGVEVVSDTMSMGEFIELRDLTPGGEQVQLTSACSPRSPPRLERANALRISPGKVPDLLSRAGIIRVLSSCDLDQSLAEETGEGHDFQPCSHAQPTWCDLCGDFIWGLYKQSLRCANCKFTCHYRCRPLIRLDCSWDRGSSTDYTLVVEHTIETDTNVDEPTECGKQVLTTADTQKKVKEYNTQINSNLFMNMNKDGSYTGFIKVQFKLARPVSVIHPKKAGCGGAQNAGSRKGGGVKRRTSFYLPKDASKHLHISSRTSAREVIEALLKKFTVVDNAGKFALFERSERHDQVYIRKLSDNERPLPLRLCAGPNEKVLSFVLKENETGEVNWDAFTTPELKNFLLILQREEEDHIKQIVERYKVARAKMQEALCGSTPG; translated from the exons ATGTTTTTCAAACATAGCGCGTATCTTTCTCATCTTACTGA TGACCATGGAGGTGTAGAGGTCGTGAGTGACACAATGTCCATGGGGGAGTTCATCGAGCTGCGTGACCTAACGCCTGGCGGAGAGCAGGTCCAGCTGACTAGCGCATGCTCGCCTCGCTCCCCGCCACGTTTGGAAAGAGCCAACGCCCTGAGGATCAGCCCGGGGAAGGTGCCAGATCTGCTGAGCAGGGCGGGCATCATCCGCGTCCTGAGCAGTTGCGACCTGGACCAGAGCCTGGCAGAGGAGACCGGGGAGGGCCACGACTTCCAGCCCTGCAGCCATGCTCAGCCCACGTGGTGCGACCTGTGTGGGGACTTCATCTGGGGCCTCTACAAACAGAGCTTGCGTTGTGCCA ATTGCAAGTTCACATGCCACTACCGCTGTCGTCCACTGATCCGCTTAGACTGCAGCTGGGATCGAGGTTCTTCCACTGACTACACGTTGGTTGTGGAGCACACAATCGAAACAGATACCAATGTG GATGAACCAACCGAATGTGGAAAGCAGGTGTTGACAACTGCCGATACTCAGAAGAAGGTCAAGGAGTACAATACTCAAATCAATAGCAATCTGTTCATGAACATG AACAAGGATGGTTCCTATACCGGCTTCATCAAAGTTCAGTTCAAGCTGGCACGGCCCGTGTCGGTCATCCACCCGAAGAAAGCAGGATGCGGAGGTGCGCAAAACGCCGGCTCCAGGAAGGGCGGCGGTGTGAAGCGGCGAACCTCTTTTTACCTGCCCAAAGACGCGTCCAAGCACCTGCACATCAGCTCCCGCACGTCAGCTCGCGAAGTCATTGAGGCCCTGTTGAAAAAGTTCACCGTGGTCGACAACGCTGGCAAGTTCGCTTTGTTTGAGCGCAGCGAGCGCCACGACCAAG ttTACATTCGCAAGCTGTCAGACAATGAGCGCCCCCTACCTCTGCGACTGTGTGCTGGACCCAATGAGAAAGTGCTCAGCTTTGTTTTGAAGGAGAATGAGACCGGAGAAGTCAAT TGGGATGCTTTCACCACACCGGAACTGAAGAATTTCCTGCTCATCCTCCAGCGCGAGGAAGAGGACCACATCAAGCAGATCGTGGAGCGCTACAAAGTAGCTCGAGCCAAGATGCAGGAGGCTTTATGCGGCTCCACGCCGGGATGA
- the LOC127608054 gene encoding ras association domain-containing protein 1-like isoform X2, whose amino-acid sequence MSTASSADKSPSFEKTWGSSTSSGYCSDEAADSDAEFEQYFTARTSFFPKGRKANSDVKKDEPTECGKQVLTTADTQKKVKEYNTQINSNLFMNMNKDGSYTGFIKVQFKLARPVSVIHPKKAGCGGAQNAGSRKGGGVKRRTSFYLPKDASKHLHISSRTSAREVIEALLKKFTVVDNAGKFALFERSERHDQVYIRKLSDNERPLPLRLCAGPNEKVLSFVLKENETGEVNWDAFTTPELKNFLLILQREEEDHIKQIVERYKVARAKMQEALCGSTPG is encoded by the exons ATGTCCACGGCCAGTAGCGCAGACAAGTCGCCCTCCTTCGAGAAAACGTGGGGCAGCTCCACCAGTAGCGGATACTGCAGCGACGAAGCGGCAGACTCCGACGCAGAGTTTGAGCAGTATTTCACTGCCCGCACGTCCTTCTTCCCCAAGGGCCGCAAAGCGAACTCTGACGTCAAGAAG GATGAACCAACCGAATGTGGAAAGCAGGTGTTGACAACTGCCGATACTCAGAAGAAGGTCAAGGAGTACAATACTCAAATCAATAGCAATCTGTTCATGAACATG AACAAGGATGGTTCCTATACCGGCTTCATCAAAGTTCAGTTCAAGCTGGCACGGCCCGTGTCGGTCATCCACCCGAAGAAAGCAGGATGCGGAGGTGCGCAAAACGCCGGCTCCAGGAAGGGCGGCGGTGTGAAGCGGCGAACCTCTTTTTACCTGCCCAAAGACGCGTCCAAGCACCTGCACATCAGCTCCCGCACGTCAGCTCGCGAAGTCATTGAGGCCCTGTTGAAAAAGTTCACCGTGGTCGACAACGCTGGCAAGTTCGCTTTGTTTGAGCGCAGCGAGCGCCACGACCAAG ttTACATTCGCAAGCTGTCAGACAATGAGCGCCCCCTACCTCTGCGACTGTGTGCTGGACCCAATGAGAAAGTGCTCAGCTTTGTTTTGAAGGAGAATGAGACCGGAGAAGTCAAT TGGGATGCTTTCACCACACCGGAACTGAAGAATTTCCTGCTCATCCTCCAGCGCGAGGAAGAGGACCACATCAAGCAGATCGTGGAGCGCTACAAAGTAGCTCGAGCCAAGATGCAGGAGGCTTTATGCGGCTCCACGCCGGGATGA